A region of Desulfomonilia bacterium DNA encodes the following proteins:
- the tuf gene encoding elongation factor Tu (EF-Tu; promotes GTP-dependent binding of aminoacyl-tRNA to the A-site of ribosomes during protein biosynthesis; when the tRNA anticodon matches the mRNA codon, GTP hydrolysis results; the inactive EF-Tu-GDP leaves the ribosome and release of GDP is promoted by elongation factor Ts; many prokaryotes have two copies of the gene encoding EF-Tu) has product EMVIPGDNITMQVSLIHPIAMEEGLRFAIREGGRTVGAGVIVKVIE; this is encoded by the coding sequence GAGATGGTGATACCCGGGGACAACATAACGATGCAGGTGAGTCTGATACATCCGATAGCTATGGAGGAAGGACTTCGGTTTGCTATACGAGAGGGTGGAAGGACAGTAGGCGCTGGCGTCATTGTTAAGGTTATCGAGTAA
- the rpsJ gene encoding 30S ribosomal protein S10 has product METQRIRIKLKGYDHKLIDQSVQEIVDAARRTGARVAGPIPLPTKIEKFCVLRSPHVDKKSRDQFEIRTYKRLLDILDPTQQTVDQLMKLDLSAGVDVEIKL; this is encoded by the coding sequence ATGGAGACTCAAAGGATACGCATAAAGCTCAAAGGCTATGACCATAAACTCATAGATCAGAGTGTACAAGAGATAGTCGATGCGGCCAGAAGAACAGGGGCCAGGGTTGCAGGACCAATACCACTTCCGACGAAAATCGAGAAGTTCTGCGTGTTGAGATCTCCGCATGTAGACAAAAAATCAAGAGACCAGTTCGAAATCAGGACATATAAGAGATTGCTTGATATTCTTGATCCTACACAACAGACCGTTGATCAGCTTATGAAGCTTGACCTGTCTGCTGGTGTTGATGTCGAGATAAAGCTTTAA
- the rplC gene encoding 50S ribosomal protein L3, which translates to MIKGILGKKLGMSQLFREDGEVIPVTLIQTGPCYVIQKKTAERDGYDAVQIAIEPKKESRVNKPEKGHVAKAGKGCFYHLREVACDDLSSVNEGDEIKPSTVFAAGEIIKITGISKGKGFAGVVKRHHFGGHRASHGAKIHRTAGSIGSSADPSKVIKGKRMAGHMGAKKVTVIGLEIIDVKDDKNIIVIKGAVPGARGQLVILRKQEV; encoded by the coding sequence ATGATTAAGGGAATACTCGGAAAAAAACTTGGAATGTCTCAGCTGTTCAGAGAAGACGGAGAAGTCATTCCTGTTACTCTGATTCAGACAGGACCGTGCTACGTCATACAGAAAAAAACAGCCGAACGGGATGGATATGATGCTGTACAGATTGCTATCGAACCTAAGAAGGAATCCAGGGTGAATAAACCCGAAAAAGGCCATGTCGCGAAGGCAGGTAAAGGATGTTTTTATCATCTGAGAGAAGTTGCATGTGATGATCTTTCATCTGTGAATGAAGGAGATGAAATAAAACCTTCAACTGTATTTGCTGCAGGAGAAATCATAAAAATAACCGGCATTTCAAAAGGCAAAGGTTTTGCCGGCGTTGTAAAACGCCATCATTTCGGCGGTCATCGTGCCAGCCATGGCGCTAAAATCCACAGAACTGCAGGGTCTATAGGGTCATCTGCAGATCCCAGCAAGGTTATTAAAGGGAAAAGAATGGCCGGTCATATGGGAGCAAAAAAGGTTACGGTCATCGGGCTTGAAATAATAGACGTTAAAGATGATAAAAATATAATCGTTATAAAAGGGGCTGTACCTGGAGCAAGGGGGCAGCTCGTAATCCTCAGGAAGCAAGAGGTGTAA
- the rplD gene encoding 50S ribosomal protein L4 codes for MPTVDVFNLSGEKVSQVTLSETIFGGVVKPHLLHDAVVWQLSNRRLATAKTKTRSEISGGGKKPWKQKGTGRARSGTNRSPVWRKGGVTFGPNGRIYKQNLPKKVREEALKSALSMKNGDTALKIVDKIVFDEIKTKNYVKALEKLGIDNALVVTGTLTPETSLVSRNHATSKVLDVRGLNVYDILKYKGLVLDLEAVKIIEERLS; via the coding sequence ATGCCTACGGTCGATGTATTCAATCTGTCAGGAGAAAAGGTAAGCCAGGTAACTCTCTCGGAAACGATATTCGGTGGAGTGGTCAAACCGCATCTTTTACACGATGCAGTTGTCTGGCAGTTATCAAACAGGCGTCTGGCCACAGCGAAGACAAAAACAAGATCTGAAATTTCTGGTGGTGGAAAAAAGCCCTGGAAGCAGAAAGGAACTGGCCGCGCAAGATCTGGCACGAATCGTTCTCCGGTATGGAGAAAGGGCGGGGTAACATTTGGACCCAATGGACGAATATACAAACAAAACCTGCCCAAAAAGGTCAGAGAAGAGGCCCTTAAAAGTGCACTGAGCATGAAGAACGGTGATACGGCATTGAAAATTGTGGACAAGATTGTTTTCGATGAGATTAAAACAAAAAATTATGTCAAGGCGCTTGAGAAGCTTGGAATAGACAATGCACTCGTTGTTACAGGAACGCTGACACCTGAAACGTCGCTTGTTTCCAGAAATCATGCAACAAGCAAGGTTCTTGATGTAAGGGGACTCAATGTCTATGACATACTTAAATACAAGGGCCTGGTGCTTGACCTTGAAGCAGTCAAGATAATTGAAGAGAGGTTGAGCTGA
- a CDS encoding 50S ribosomal protein L23, which translates to MKDITTIIKKPLITEKGTMLRQDNNQVIFAVDRNANKIEIKNAVEKLFKVHVEDVRTILVKGKKKRFGRWENIRSDWKKAVVTLKQGDTIEFYEGV; encoded by the coding sequence ATGAAGGACATTACAACAATCATAAAAAAACCCTTGATTACAGAGAAAGGGACAATGCTGAGGCAGGACAATAATCAGGTTATTTTTGCAGTTGATAGAAATGCCAATAAAATTGAAATAAAAAATGCCGTTGAGAAGCTCTTCAAGGTTCATGTTGAAGATGTTAGGACTATACTTGTCAAAGGTAAAAAGAAGCGTTTCGGTCGGTGGGAAAACATTCGATCGGATTGGAAAAAGGCAGTGGTCACTTTGAAACAAGGCGACACAATCGAGTTTTATGAAGGGGTATAA
- the rplB gene encoding 50S ribosomal protein L2, which yields MGIRGFRPTSAGRRFMTVNTFEEITATDPERSLTVRLKRNSGRNNLGRVTVRHQGGGSKKLYRIIDFKRDKAGIPGKVKTIEYDPNRSAWISLIQYADGEKRYIIWPEGLKVGSTVIASEEADIKPGNTMMLQNIPLGTFVHNIEMRPGKGGQMVRSAGAYAQVLAKEGGQIHLKMPSGEVRKVSALCKATVGQVGNSNHSNITIGKAGRSRWLGIRPTVRGVAMNPVDHPHGGGEGRVKGNHPVTPWGISTKGHKTRKKSKGSNKDIVKRRK from the coding sequence ATGGGCATACGCGGATTTAGACCTACATCTGCCGGAAGACGGTTCATGACCGTCAACACTTTTGAAGAGATTACGGCAACTGACCCTGAAAGGTCATTAACTGTAAGACTTAAGAGAAACAGCGGTCGAAATAATCTTGGAAGGGTTACCGTAAGACATCAGGGTGGAGGGAGTAAAAAACTTTACAGGATAATAGATTTCAAAAGGGACAAAGCAGGTATTCCGGGTAAGGTCAAAACAATTGAATACGATCCGAACCGATCTGCCTGGATATCTCTGATACAGTATGCGGACGGAGAAAAAAGATATATAATATGGCCGGAAGGACTAAAGGTAGGTAGCACTGTAATAGCAAGTGAAGAAGCAGATATTAAACCTGGAAATACGATGATGCTTCAGAACATCCCTTTGGGTACATTCGTTCATAATATTGAGATGAGACCCGGAAAAGGCGGTCAGATGGTGCGTTCTGCAGGTGCATATGCCCAGGTGCTTGCAAAAGAAGGCGGGCAGATACATCTGAAAATGCCGTCCGGAGAGGTGCGCAAGGTATCCGCACTCTGCAAAGCTACTGTAGGTCAGGTGGGAAACTCGAACCATTCAAATATAACAATAGGCAAGGCCGGAAGAAGCAGATGGTTAGGCATTAGGCCAACAGTCAGAGGTGTTGCGATGAATCCGGTGGACCATCCGCATGGAGGAGGGGAAGGAAGAGTAAAAGGTAATCATCCGGTAACTCCATGGGGTATATCAACAAAGGGCCATAAAACCAGAAAGAAATCAAAGGGTTCAAACAAGGATATAGTCAAGAGGAGGAAGTAA
- the rpsS gene encoding 30S ribosomal protein S19: MSRSLKKGPFIDDHLLKKVLEAKESGTNKVIKTWSRRSTILPEFVGLTLAVYNGRKFIPVYVTEEMVGHKLGEFSPTRTFYGHAADRKAKAQKKG; the protein is encoded by the coding sequence GTGAGCCGTTCATTAAAAAAGGGGCCCTTCATTGATGATCATCTTTTAAAAAAGGTGCTCGAGGCCAAGGAAAGCGGCACGAACAAGGTTATAAAAACATGGTCGAGAAGATCAACCATATTACCCGAATTCGTTGGATTGACTCTGGCAGTTTATAATGGACGCAAGTTCATTCCTGTATATGTTACAGAGGAAATGGTCGGACATAAACTTGGTGAATTCTCACCTACCAGGACGTTCTATGGCCATGCCGCTGACAGGAAAGCGAAAGCTCAGAAGAAGGGGTAA
- the rplV gene encoding 50S ribosomal protein L22 — MESRAILRHTRVSPRKARLVADEVRGKPVSDALTMLKLMQNKRSGIVAKVINSAVANALQSGMVDVDNLFVKTIQIDEGVTLKRFMPRAQGRATRILKRTSHISVVLDEL; from the coding sequence ATGGAATCCAGAGCGATATTGAGACATACAAGGGTTTCGCCGCGAAAGGCAAGACTTGTTGCGGATGAAGTGAGGGGCAAACCCGTTTCCGATGCACTGACAATGCTTAAACTGATGCAGAATAAACGATCCGGTATTGTTGCGAAAGTTATTAATTCTGCCGTAGCAAATGCCCTGCAGTCAGGAATGGTGGATGTGGATAATCTGTTTGTTAAAACCATTCAGATTGATGAGGGTGTGACCTTGAAGAGATTTATGCCAAGGGCACAGGGAAGGGCAACCAGGATACTTAAAAGAACAAGCCATATTTCAGTTGTGCTTGACGAGCTGTAG
- the rpsC gene encoding 30S ribosomal protein S3 yields MGQKIHPYGFRLGVTKEWKAKWFAEKNYSELLLEDNKIRKFISNKLKRTGISSIAIERAANKVKVIIHTGRPGLVIGRKGQGTEELRSSLAKLVNKEIMLEIKEVRRPEADAQIVAEGIANQLERRVAFRRAMKKAVSQALRLGAQGIKVACSGRLAGAEIARREWYREGRVPLQTLRADVDYGFSEANTMYGVIGVKVWVYHGEIIKGREEANA; encoded by the coding sequence GTGGGACAAAAAATACATCCATACGGATTCAGATTGGGCGTCACGAAGGAATGGAAGGCAAAATGGTTTGCAGAAAAGAATTACAGCGAGCTTCTGCTTGAAGACAACAAGATTCGCAAGTTTATTTCGAATAAGCTTAAAAGAACCGGGATATCAAGTATAGCTATCGAAAGGGCTGCAAACAAGGTCAAGGTAATAATTCATACCGGCAGGCCTGGACTTGTTATAGGAAGGAAAGGACAAGGCACCGAAGAGTTAAGGAGCAGTCTGGCAAAACTTGTTAATAAAGAGATAATGCTTGAAATAAAAGAAGTCAGAAGACCAGAGGCGGATGCACAGATAGTTGCAGAAGGTATTGCAAATCAGCTTGAAAGAAGAGTGGCTTTCAGGAGGGCAATGAAGAAGGCCGTTTCGCAGGCACTAAGGCTTGGAGCGCAAGGTATAAAGGTTGCATGTTCCGGAAGACTTGCTGGAGCTGAAATTGCACGCCGTGAATGGTACCGGGAAGGCAGAGTTCCGCTACAGACTCTCAGAGCCGATGTCGATTACGGATTTTCTGAAGCAAATACAATGTATGGTGTAATCGGTGTTAAAGTGTGGGTGTATCATGGCGAAATCATTAAAGGAAGGGAAGAAGCAAACGCTTAA
- the rplP gene encoding 50S ribosomal protein L16: MLMPSKVKHRKQMRGRMKGSPEKGSKVSFGSYGLQAIEPHWVTARQIEAARIAINRYVKRGGQTWIRIFPDKPITKKPAETRMGKGKGAPEEWVAVVKPGRIMFEIDGVTIEQAKEAFRLASHKLPLKTKFAFREGLNEGQ; the protein is encoded by the coding sequence ATGTTGATGCCAAGCAAGGTTAAACACAGGAAGCAGATGCGCGGGCGCATGAAGGGAAGTCCGGAGAAAGGTTCAAAGGTTTCCTTCGGAAGTTACGGACTTCAGGCTATTGAACCGCATTGGGTTACAGCTAGACAGATTGAAGCGGCTCGTATTGCAATAAACAGATATGTCAAGAGGGGCGGTCAGACCTGGATACGAATATTCCCGGACAAGCCTATCACCAAGAAGCCGGCTGAAACAAGAATGGGAAAGGGAAAAGGTGCACCTGAAGAATGGGTGGCAGTAGTTAAACCCGGCAGGATAATGTTTGAGATTGATGGTGTGACTATAGAGCAGGCAAAAGAGGCTTTCAGGCTTGCATCCCATAAGCTTCCCCTTAAGACCAAGTTTGCTTTCAGGGAGGGTCTAAATGAAGGCCAGTAA
- the rpmC gene encoding 50S ribosomal protein L29 encodes MKASKIREKTNQELTVMMEKMKRDIMDGKFKNTMSQLNDKSQLVKLRRDVARINTIIRERQ; translated from the coding sequence ATGAAGGCCAGTAAGATAAGGGAAAAAACAAATCAGGAACTCACTGTTATGATGGAGAAGATGAAAAGGGACATCATGGATGGGAAGTTTAAAAATACAATGTCCCAGTTGAATGACAAAAGTCAGCTGGTAAAACTCCGTCGTGATGTAGCAAGGATAAACACTATCATCAGGGAGAGGCAGTAA
- the rpsQ gene encoding 30S ribosomal protein S17 produces the protein MEKSRKMELEGIVSSDRMEKTVVVTIERLEKHPVFKKYIRRRKKFMAHDEKNECKAGDRVRIRECKPLSKDKCWRVVQIVERQD, from the coding sequence ATGGAAAAGTCTAGGAAGATGGAGCTTGAAGGAATTGTCTCCAGCGACAGGATGGAAAAGACAGTTGTTGTAACAATCGAAAGACTTGAAAAACATCCTGTGTTTAAGAAATACATCCGCAGAAGAAAAAAATTCATGGCACACGATGAAAAGAATGAATGCAAAGCCGGTGATCGTGTAAGGATACGTGAATGCAAGCCTTTGAGCAAAGATAAATGCTGGAGGGTTGTACAGATAGTTGAGCGGCAGGACTAG
- the rplN gene encoding 50S ribosomal protein L14 — MIQQQTRLKVADNSGAKELMCIKVLGGTRRRYASLGDIIVVSVKDAMPNSKVKKGDVHKAVVVRTAKTFKRSDGSCIRFDENSAVILNNQNEPVGTRIFGPVARELRAKKFMKIVSLAPEVL, encoded by the coding sequence ATGATACAGCAACAGACAAGGCTTAAAGTTGCGGATAACTCCGGCGCCAAAGAATTAATGTGTATTAAGGTTCTTGGCGGCACAAGGAGAAGATATGCATCACTTGGTGATATTATTGTGGTAAGCGTTAAAGATGCGATGCCCAATTCAAAGGTAAAAAAGGGTGATGTTCATAAAGCTGTGGTGGTAAGGACAGCGAAGACTTTCAAACGTTCTGATGGTTCGTGTATCAGATTTGATGAAAATTCAGCAGTTATATTAAACAATCAGAATGAACCTGTTGGGACACGTATTTTCGGGCCTGTTGCCAGGGAATTGAGGGCTAAGAAATTCATGAAAATTGTTTCTCTGGCACCAGAGGTTCTTTAG
- the rplX gene encoding 50S ribosomal protein L24: protein MPKHESVKIKKGDAVIVLAGKNAGKRGKVIKMITKKDRVLVERINMIKKHQKPTKNSQGGIVEKEAGIDISNVALFCTKCNKGVRVGHKVHEDGVKVRVCKSCGEELEAK from the coding sequence ATGCCGAAACATGAATCTGTAAAAATTAAAAAGGGAGATGCTGTAATTGTCCTTGCTGGTAAAAATGCAGGCAAGCGCGGTAAGGTAATAAAGATGATAACAAAAAAGGACAGGGTTCTTGTAGAGCGTATTAACATGATAAAGAAGCATCAGAAGCCTACAAAGAATTCTCAGGGCGGCATTGTAGAAAAAGAAGCCGGAATTGATATCTCAAATGTTGCTCTTTTCTGCACAAAATGCAACAAGGGTGTCCGCGTTGGCCACAAAGTTCATGAAGACGGTGTAAAAGTCAGAGTGTGCAAGAGTTGCGGCGAAGAGCTTGAAGCGAAGTAA
- the rplE gene encoding 50S ribosomal protein L5: protein MARLIEHYRKQIVPALIKEFGYKNINQVPSLKKITVNMGLGDAVQDVKIIDKAVEELALITGQKPVVTKARNSIASFKLREGMSIGCAVTLRGARMYEFLDRLVNAVLPRLRDFRGISPNGFDGRGNYTLGLKDQGVFPEIPYDKIDKARGMNITVVTTAESDEEGKSLLTAFGMPFRR from the coding sequence ATGGCCAGACTTATTGAACATTATAGAAAACAGATCGTCCCGGCACTCATTAAGGAGTTTGGGTATAAGAACATCAACCAGGTTCCATCACTGAAGAAGATTACAGTAAACATGGGTCTTGGTGATGCCGTCCAGGATGTGAAAATAATTGATAAGGCAGTTGAAGAGCTTGCACTTATTACCGGTCAGAAACCGGTGGTTACTAAAGCGCGTAATTCCATTGCATCATTTAAGCTGAGAGAAGGCATGTCTATAGGATGTGCTGTCACCCTAAGAGGGGCGCGCATGTACGAGTTTCTTGACAGGCTTGTAAACGCAGTCCTTCCTCGATTGAGGGACTTCAGGGGGATTTCACCCAACGGATTCGATGGAAGGGGAAATTACACACTCGGGTTGAAGGATCAGGGTGTCTTCCCGGAGATACCATATGACAAAATTGATAAAGCTCGTGGCATGAATATAACGGTTGTAACAACTGCGGAATCAGATGAGGAAGGGAAAAGCCTTCTCACTGCTTTCGGCATGCCATTCAGGAGGTAG
- a CDS encoding type Z 30S ribosomal protein S14: MAKKSIIAKAKRTPAFKVRRYNRCQICGRPRAYYRKFGICRICLRNMAMKGEIPGMKKSSW, translated from the coding sequence ATGGCCAAGAAATCAATAATAGCAAAGGCCAAGAGGACGCCGGCGTTCAAGGTTAGAAGGTACAACCGCTGCCAGATATGTGGAAGGCCAAGGGCATATTACAGAAAATTTGGAATATGCAGAATTTGTCTGAGAAACATGGCCATGAAGGGCGAGATACCTGGTATGAAAAAATCAAGCTGGTAA
- the rpsH gene encoding 30S ribosomal protein S8, with amino-acid sequence MVTDPIADMITRIKNGAGVMLESVDIPASKVKLAIADILLREGYIKGYKFIEDSKQGILRVNLKYHNSKHVVTGMDRISKPGRRVYIGADEIPNVMDGLGISIISTSKGIMTNSKANDLNIGGELLIKVW; translated from the coding sequence ATGGTTACTGATCCAATAGCTGACATGATAACAAGAATTAAAAACGGTGCAGGTGTAATGCTTGAAAGTGTTGATATTCCTGCGTCAAAGGTAAAGCTCGCTATTGCCGATATTCTTCTCAGGGAAGGGTATATCAAAGGCTACAAATTCATTGAGGATTCAAAGCAGGGCATTCTCAGGGTCAATCTGAAATATCACAATTCAAAACATGTTGTAACTGGGATGGATAGAATATCAAAACCCGGTAGAAGGGTATATATAGGCGCTGATGAGATTCCCAATGTAATGGATGGTCTTGGCATATCTATTATAAGCACGTCAAAGGGAATTATGACCAACAGCAAGGCGAATGATTTGAACATTGGCGGAGAACTCTTGATTAAGGTCTGGTAA
- the rplF gene encoding 50S ribosomal protein L6, which translates to MSRIGKMPITIPDGVKVTLNGDIIKVKGPKGELSKQLIGNMEMKIEGNTLTFLPLDEMRQTGAYHGLMRALTNNMVKGVSEGFVKRLKIVGIGYRGETKGDSLILNVGYSHPVEYSLPNGVKAAVSKEGVIDLMGIDNELLGDVASQIRKIRPPDSYKGKGIRYLDENVRIKPGKSAAKGK; encoded by the coding sequence ATGTCACGAATCGGCAAAATGCCCATTACAATTCCGGATGGAGTTAAAGTCACTTTAAACGGCGATATTATCAAAGTTAAAGGACCCAAAGGGGAGTTGTCCAAGCAGTTGATCGGCAATATGGAAATGAAGATTGAAGGAAACACACTGACTTTTCTGCCTCTTGATGAAATGAGACAGACGGGAGCTTATCACGGTTTGATGAGAGCTCTGACGAATAACATGGTAAAAGGTGTCTCTGAAGGATTTGTGAAGAGGCTGAAAATAGTCGGCATCGGATACCGTGGTGAAACAAAGGGTGATTCATTAATCCTTAATGTCGGATATTCGCATCCTGTCGAATATTCTTTACCGAATGGGGTAAAGGCCGCAGTTTCAAAAGAAGGTGTTATTGATCTGATGGGAATTGACAATGAGCTTTTAGGTGACGTTGCATCCCAGATAAGAAAGATAAGACCGCCTGATTCCTATAAAGGGAAAGGTATCAGGTATCTTGATGAGAATGTCAGGATAAAACCTGGCAAGAGTGCGGCTAAAGGCAAATAA
- the rplR gene encoding 50S ribosomal protein L18, which translates to MVSKITPKKALSLRKSRVRKKINGTSDKPRLCVYRGNRHLYTQIIDDTQGHTLASASTLSAELKDKIKGLTKESAKQVGLLLAEKAREKGIEQVVFDRSGYRYHGRIKALAEAAREGGLKF; encoded by the coding sequence ATTGTGAGCAAGATAACGCCAAAAAAAGCACTGAGCTTAAGAAAATCGAGGGTGAGAAAGAAAATAAACGGGACCTCTGATAAACCGCGCCTGTGTGTGTACAGAGGAAACCGGCATCTATATACTCAGATCATTGATGACACCCAGGGGCATACTCTGGCGTCTGCTTCGACCCTGAGCGCTGAATTAAAAGACAAGATCAAAGGTCTGACGAAGGAAAGTGCTAAACAGGTTGGTCTTCTGCTTGCGGAGAAAGCCAGAGAAAAAGGTATAGAGCAGGTAGTGTTTGACCGCAGCGGATATAGATATCATGGAAGGATAAAAGCATTGGCCGAAGCGGCACGCGAAGGCGGCCTGAAGTTTTAA
- the rpsE gene encoding 30S ribosomal protein S5 produces MANYEILEESGEQFIDKVVFVNRVSKVVKGGKRFRFSALTVVGNGNGKVGHGIGKAREVSISIRKGVEVAKKAMIDVPIIEGTIPHTIIGISGAGRVLLKPAPTGTGIIAGNAVRAVMEAAGIHNVVAKTLGSRNHHNVIQATFDALLRLQTKEKVAEKRGKEIG; encoded by the coding sequence TTGGCAAATTACGAAATACTTGAAGAAAGCGGCGAGCAGTTTATAGACAAAGTGGTTTTTGTCAATAGGGTTTCCAAAGTCGTCAAGGGCGGCAAAAGGTTCAGATTCAGTGCGCTCACTGTTGTCGGTAACGGCAATGGTAAGGTCGGACATGGAATCGGGAAAGCAAGGGAAGTGTCAATCAGTATTCGCAAAGGTGTTGAAGTTGCCAAAAAAGCCATGATTGATGTTCCCATTATTGAAGGAACCATTCCTCATACGATAATCGGAATCAGCGGTGCAGGAAGGGTTCTTCTCAAGCCTGCACCGACAGGTACCGGAATAATTGCAGGTAATGCTGTACGTGCAGTTATGGAGGCCGCAGGTATTCATAATGTTGTCGCCAAAACGCTTGGGTCCAGGAACCATCATAATGTTATTCAAGCTACGTTCGATGCCCTGTTGCGTCTTCAGACAAAAGAAAAAGTTGCTGAAAAGCGCGGCAAGGAAATCGGATAG
- the rpmD gene encoding 50S ribosomal protein L30 translates to MAAQIKVTLKGSVIGCTKKQKETVKSLGLRKRGSTKILSDLPAAKGALKIVGHLVDCEEV, encoded by the coding sequence GTGGCTGCTCAGATAAAAGTAACGCTGAAGGGTTCGGTAATCGGCTGTACAAAAAAACAGAAGGAAACCGTGAAATCACTCGGATTGAGAAAACGCGGAAGTACAAAAATACTCAGTGATTTGCCGGCTGCAAAAGGTGCCTTGAAGATTGTCGGCCACCTTGTTGATTGCGAGGAGGTATAA
- the rplO gene encoding 50S ribosomal protein L15, whose product MDLSNLTPAPGSRKNSKRLGRGDASGTGGTSGKGHKGQKARSGASIPGWFEGGQMPIYRRLPKRGFKNPFRKEYVAVNIKDLSSFKSGSVIDKAALIENGILRKEGMVKLLADGEINIALTIKLDKASKAAIEKIEKAGGKFETL is encoded by the coding sequence ATTGATTTGTCAAATCTGACGCCTGCGCCAGGGTCGAGGAAGAATAGCAAGCGACTAGGAAGAGGAGACGCATCGGGTACAGGAGGGACTTCAGGTAAGGGTCATAAAGGACAGAAGGCAAGATCAGGAGCTTCTATACCGGGATGGTTTGAAGGCGGACAGATGCCCATTTACAGAAGGCTTCCGAAAAGAGGATTCAAAAATCCATTCAGGAAGGAATATGTTGCTGTAAATATTAAGGATTTGTCAAGTTTTAAATCAGGAAGCGTAATAGATAAAGCTGCTTTGATTGAAAATGGGATTTTAAGAAAAGAAGGTATGGTTAAACTTCTCGCAGACGGCGAGATAAATATCGCACTGACGATAAAGCTGGACAAGGCTTCAAAGGCTGCAATCGAGAAGATAGAAAAGGCCGGCGGAAAATTTGAAACTCTTTAA